In Microcoleus sp. bin38.metabat.b11b12b14.051, a single genomic region encodes these proteins:
- a CDS encoding phosphoribulokinase, translating into MSDRPIILGIVGDSAAGKTTLTRGIAQVLGPENVTVICTDDYHRYDRKQRAEIGLTALHPDCNYLDIMQQHLSLLRTGQAILKPIYNHHSGTFDPPEYIKPSKFVIVEGLLGYSTRTIRDSYDVKVYLAPPEELRTQWKVKRDIMKRGYTEEQVLAEMEKREPDSEDYIRPQRKFADVVVSFYPESDQESNLNVRLVLRPTIPHPDFTEILGRGSDSFKPAIRLGLDRDMGKPVDVLEVDSHANSDQVSELEKILCSELPHLQGFCAAQGNPEIGKLIGTTGEVLQSYPLALTQLLVAYHMMKAIHVY; encoded by the coding sequence ATGAGCGATCGACCAATCATTCTCGGTATTGTCGGAGACAGCGCAGCGGGCAAAACCACTCTGACGCGAGGAATTGCCCAAGTATTGGGGCCAGAAAATGTGACTGTGATTTGCACAGACGACTATCACCGCTATGACAGAAAGCAGCGCGCCGAAATCGGCCTGACAGCACTGCATCCCGACTGCAATTACCTCGACATCATGCAGCAGCACCTCAGCCTGCTGCGTACCGGTCAAGCAATTCTCAAACCCATTTACAACCACCATTCTGGTACATTTGACCCGCCGGAATATATCAAGCCCAGCAAGTTTGTAATCGTTGAAGGTTTGCTGGGTTACTCCACCCGAACTATCCGCGATTCTTACGACGTAAAAGTGTACCTCGCTCCCCCAGAAGAACTGCGAACTCAGTGGAAAGTTAAGCGCGATATTATGAAGCGCGGTTATACTGAAGAACAGGTGCTGGCAGAAATGGAAAAGCGCGAACCAGATTCAGAAGATTATATTCGCCCCCAGCGCAAATTTGCCGACGTTGTAGTTAGTTTTTACCCAGAATCTGACCAGGAATCAAATTTGAACGTGCGTTTAGTCCTGAGACCGACAATTCCTCACCCCGATTTTACTGAGATTTTAGGTCGAGGTAGCGATAGTTTTAAACCTGCAATTCGCTTGGGACTCGATCGCGATATGGGCAAACCGGTTGATGTGTTGGAAGTAGACTCCCACGCTAACAGCGATCAAGTCAGCGAATTGGAAAAGATTTTGTGCAGCGAGTTACCTCACCTCCAAGGATTTTGTGCGGCCCAAGGCAACCCGGAAATTGGTAAACTCATCGGGACAACTGGCGAAGTTTTGCAAAGTTACCCGCTAGCTTTGACTCAGTTGTTAGTTGCATATCACATGATGAAAGCAATTCACGTGTATTAA
- a CDS encoding ATP-binding protein has product MTNEFYDALGHLAIYAGAAPTQRKQILKRVWSSQKKLKECAYFTPLDYQHKFELVEAEWLRVLGKNAEAMEMYDRAIAGAKANEYLQEEALAGELAAKFYLSLGREKIARVYITDAYDCYIRCGEQAKIDELEKDYPQLVSPILPPAKNAANSLAILPTTADKNESLHPFVHPSVSALVSDLESFANQLAACQMLSREIQLDRLIAKLIQLTLTNTGADKAVLILPNCNQWQIAAASTIDNLGVDRAIGLASPILDLHSDILPLKIVDCVKNFLKPVIVRALAEKSDWDADSYILTYQPQSLLCWPILDRDNLVGILYLENRLKAGVFTRDRLQMLNLLSSQAAISLQNALLYKKSHDYSQQLERALTKFSRTKAQLAEQKQMLQAIIDVAPIWIWMVNPSGKVQFFNKTFCQDIGVPLSAFLAVDHYKDILGENAASCMASDAACLAQDSPHYSSETLTLVDGKEHYLEVTKVKLKNLQGETIGIIGLGVDATDRKHSEEVLQQQNQRLEQTLKELQQTQLQLIQNEKMSALGNLVAGIAHEINNPIGFVSGNLNEAKRSLEDVVQQLELYRSNAPKSQITEHAEEIDLDYLLKDLPKMIDSMRVGCDRISSISTSLRTFSRGDKDYKVGFNIHEGIDSAILILKHRLKGNQYRPQIAVMAKYANFPKIECFPGQLNQVFMNLLANAIDALEESNQGRSFEEIAANPNCIKISTELLESGQIKITIADNGTGMTENVKKQIFDHLFTTKGVGKGTGLGLAIVRQIVVEKHGGTIDVNAEPGVGTEFAIVLPVKDKL; this is encoded by the coding sequence ATGACAAACGAATTTTACGATGCGCTGGGACATTTGGCAATCTATGCAGGTGCGGCACCGACGCAGCGCAAACAAATACTCAAGCGCGTTTGGAGCAGTCAGAAAAAACTCAAAGAATGCGCCTACTTTACCCCGCTCGATTACCAGCACAAGTTCGAGCTAGTTGAGGCAGAATGGCTGCGCGTTTTGGGGAAGAATGCAGAAGCAATGGAAATGTACGATCGAGCTATAGCCGGAGCTAAAGCTAACGAATATTTGCAAGAAGAAGCTCTGGCTGGCGAACTAGCTGCGAAGTTTTACCTGTCATTGGGAAGAGAAAAGATTGCCAGAGTCTACATTACAGATGCCTATGATTGCTATATCCGCTGTGGAGAACAAGCAAAAATTGATGAGTTAGAAAAAGACTATCCTCAATTGGTCTCCCCAATTTTGCCACCTGCAAAAAATGCGGCTAATTCATTAGCAATTTTGCCCACAACTGCCGACAAAAATGAATCGCTGCATCCATTTGTTCATCCGTCTGTATCGGCTCTCGTCTCAGATTTGGAAAGTTTTGCAAATCAGCTAGCAGCTTGTCAAATGCTGTCTAGGGAAATACAACTCGATCGCCTGATTGCGAAACTGATCCAACTAACGCTGACAAATACAGGCGCTGACAAAGCAGTGCTGATTTTGCCAAACTGCAATCAATGGCAAATTGCTGCTGCCAGCACGATCGACAATTTGGGAGTCGATCGCGCGATCGGCTTAGCATCCCCAATACTCGATCTCCACAGCGATATCCTGCCCCTCAAAATTGTTGACTGCGTTAAAAACTTCTTGAAACCTGTGATTGTGCGGGCTCTCGCTGAAAAATCGGATTGGGATGCCGACTCTTACATCCTCACCTACCAACCGCAGAGCCTGTTGTGTTGGCCGATTCTCGATCGAGACAACTTAGTCGGCATTTTGTATCTAGAAAATCGGTTAAAAGCAGGAGTTTTTACGCGCGATCGCCTGCAAATGCTCAATCTCCTGTCTTCCCAAGCAGCCATCAGTTTGCAAAATGCTCTGCTGTATAAAAAATCTCATGATTACAGCCAACAATTAGAGCGAGCGCTAACAAAATTTAGCCGCACAAAAGCTCAGCTTGCGGAGCAGAAACAAATGCTGCAAGCGATTATTGATGTGGCTCCAATTTGGATTTGGATGGTTAATCCCAGCGGTAAAGTACAGTTTTTTAACAAGACATTTTGTCAAGATATCGGCGTGCCTCTGAGCGCTTTCCTAGCTGTAGATCACTACAAAGATATACTGGGAGAAAATGCAGCAAGCTGTATGGCTTCAGATGCGGCCTGCCTTGCCCAAGATTCGCCGCATTACTCCAGCGAAACTCTCACATTGGTTGACGGCAAAGAACACTATTTAGAAGTTACAAAAGTCAAATTAAAAAATTTACAGGGCGAGACGATCGGGATTATTGGTTTGGGCGTTGATGCCACGGATCGCAAGCATTCAGAGGAAGTTTTGCAACAGCAAAATCAGCGCCTAGAACAAACTTTAAAAGAATTACAACAAACGCAACTGCAACTCATACAAAACGAGAAAATGTCGGCCTTAGGTAATTTAGTTGCCGGAATAGCCCACGAAATTAACAATCCGATTGGGTTTGTTTCAGGAAATTTAAACGAAGCTAAAAGGAGTTTGGAAGATGTTGTGCAACAATTAGAACTGTATCGCTCCAATGCACCGAAATCTCAAATTACCGAGCACGCCGAAGAGATTGACCTCGATTATCTCTTGAAAGATTTACCGAAGATGATTGATTCGATGCGAGTCGGGTGCGATCGCATTTCCAGCATCAGCACCAGCCTCCGCACCTTTTCCCGAGGCGACAAAGACTACAAAGTTGGCTTTAATATTCACGAGGGTATTGATAGCGCGATTTTAATTTTGAAACACCGCCTCAAAGGCAATCAATACCGCCCGCAGATCGCAGTGATGGCTAAATACGCCAATTTTCCTAAAATTGAATGTTTTCCCGGTCAATTGAATCAAGTTTTTATGAACCTGCTCGCCAATGCGATCGATGCCTTAGAAGAGTCAAATCAAGGACGCAGTTTTGAGGAAATTGCTGCCAATCCCAACTGCATCAAGATTAGCACCGAGCTACTGGAATCCGGGCAGATTAAAATTACAATTGCTGATAACGGCACGGGGATGACAGAGAATGTAAAAAAACAGATATTCGACCATTTGTTCACGACAAAAGGCGTCGGTAAAGGCACCGGATTGGGGTTGGCAATTGTCCGTCAGATTGTGGTAGAAAAACATGGCGGCACTATTGATGTAAATGCAGAGCCGGGAGTTGGCACTGAATTTGCGATCGTTTTGCCTGTCAAAGATAAATTATAA
- a CDS encoding ARC6/PARC6 family protein codes for MLAATAPAQKLAAGAQQLPPTNYRQNYISQSQNITLGQASDLIGKWLDAKQTIFAPPFDRQLLARMTTGILYSDTVKAIDYLNTSNSRYRYGVQKLESVERFAASGNKATIEVKITEDATLYKNGKVDSSSFNTKVIRYTLEYWDGIWKIADSQVMSK; via the coding sequence TTGTTGGCTGCAACCGCGCCGGCCCAAAAATTAGCTGCTGGCGCCCAACAACTACCACCAACAAATTATCGCCAAAATTATATCAGTCAATCCCAAAACATTACTCTCGGACAAGCATCCGATTTAATTGGCAAATGGTTGGATGCGAAACAGACAATATTTGCTCCTCCCTTCGATCGCCAATTGCTGGCTAGAATGACTACAGGAATTTTGTATTCCGATACTGTAAAGGCGATCGACTATTTGAACACCAGTAATTCTCGCTATCGGTACGGCGTCCAAAAACTCGAATCAGTCGAACGCTTTGCAGCATCTGGGAACAAAGCCACTATTGAAGTCAAAATCACCGAAGATGCGACTCTTTACAAAAACGGCAAAGTCGATAGTAGCAGTTTTAACACCAAGGTAATTCGGTACACATTAGAGTATTGGGACGGCATTTGGAAAATAGCCGATTCCCAAGTTATGAGTAAATAG
- the ndhL gene encoding NAD(P)H-quinone oxidoreductase subunit L has product MYITLLLYAVLAGTYLLVVPVATYAYLNSRWYVATSFERGFMYFLMFFFFPGMFLLAPFLNFRPKRRQIEA; this is encoded by the coding sequence ATGTATATTACCTTGCTGCTTTACGCCGTGTTGGCAGGAACCTACCTCTTGGTAGTACCCGTTGCCACCTACGCTTACCTGAACAGCCGCTGGTACGTGGCTACGTCTTTTGAGCGCGGCTTCATGTACTTCTTGATGTTCTTCTTTTTCCCAGGTATGTTTCTCCTAGCTCCCTTTTTGAATTTTCGCCCCAAACGGCGGCAGATAGAAGCCTAA
- a CDS encoding DUF6658 family protein encodes MNRLTAFLKKIRAVQILTVFLAGILVFVSTACNRADVASAKTADKIRQEVPSGAVTSEYKGGQNQYADTDPRDKNAAAAEAKAQFLKEQAQQRIETKSSSNVGENVRRVADDAPEKLDQIGEKLNDDARTAQRKADEFGDKTKQGFSNLKENTREGLKGAKEIVKEATEGAKERVAEGTESLKYNTAQGQENVKNAARKVKYSAEDASDKVRAKVNRDIDKTQRAAERAADAID; translated from the coding sequence ATGAACAGACTAACTGCTTTTCTGAAAAAAATTCGAGCTGTACAAATTTTAACCGTGTTTCTGGCGGGCATTTTAGTGTTTGTGAGCACGGCCTGCAACCGGGCTGATGTAGCGTCGGCAAAAACTGCCGACAAAATTAGACAAGAAGTGCCTTCAGGGGCTGTAACTTCCGAATACAAAGGCGGCCAAAATCAATACGCCGATACAGATCCCAGAGACAAAAACGCTGCTGCTGCTGAAGCAAAAGCTCAGTTTCTCAAGGAGCAAGCGCAACAACGCATCGAGACTAAATCTAGCAGCAACGTGGGCGAAAATGTGCGGCGGGTAGCAGACGACGCGCCGGAAAAACTAGACCAAATCGGCGAAAAACTAAATGACGACGCTCGCACGGCTCAGCGTAAAGCTGATGAGTTTGGCGACAAAACCAAACAAGGTTTTTCTAATCTTAAAGAAAACACTCGCGAAGGCTTGAAGGGAGCAAAAGAGATTGTTAAAGAAGCGACAGAAGGAGCAAAAGAAAGAGTAGCAGAGGGTACTGAGTCGCTGAAATACAATACCGCTCAAGGTCAAGAAAATGTCAAAAATGCAGCGCGCAAAGTAAAATACAGCGCTGAAGATGCCTCCGACAAGGTTCGCGCCAAAGTGAATCGAGATATCGACAAAACTCAACGAGCAGCAGAAAGAGCGGCAGACGCGATCGACTAA
- the trpA gene encoding tryptophan synthase subunit alpha translates to MSISNCFETLRKSNQCALIPFITAGDPDLETTAKALQVLDDSGADAIELGVPYSDPLADGPVIQAAATRALQRGTRLDPVLEMVAKVSPNLRSPIILFTYYNPILYRGIETFLQQIKSAGVQGLVVPDLPLEEADSLIQPANKLGIELTLLVAPTSPKSRIEAIARQSQGFIYLVSVTGVTGVREGLETRAKELLQEIRSISDKPIGVGFGISKPEHARQVKEWGADAAIVGSAFVKRLAQGTPEEGLEAIGEFCKSLKTAIQND, encoded by the coding sequence ATGAGTATTTCTAATTGTTTTGAAACGTTACGCAAGAGCAATCAATGTGCGTTGATTCCTTTTATTACTGCGGGCGATCCAGATTTGGAGACAACGGCGAAAGCACTGCAAGTTTTGGATGATAGCGGTGCAGATGCGATCGAGCTTGGCGTTCCCTATTCCGATCCGCTAGCTGACGGGCCGGTGATTCAAGCGGCTGCTACTAGGGCCTTGCAGCGGGGAACGCGGCTAGATCCGGTGCTGGAAATGGTGGCGAAAGTGAGTCCGAATTTGCGATCGCCCATAATTCTCTTCACATATTACAACCCGATTTTGTACAGAGGCATCGAAACCTTCTTGCAGCAAATCAAAAGTGCTGGAGTTCAAGGATTGGTTGTACCGGATTTGCCCTTAGAAGAAGCTGACAGCCTGATCCAACCCGCAAATAAATTAGGGATAGAACTAACATTGTTAGTGGCTCCCACAAGTCCTAAAAGTCGCATAGAAGCGATCGCCCGCCAGTCTCAAGGATTTATTTACTTAGTCAGCGTGACGGGGGTGACGGGAGTGCGCGAAGGCTTAGAAACGCGAGCAAAAGAGTTGCTCCAAGAAATCCGCAGCATCAGCGACAAACCCATCGGCGTTGGGTTTGGTATCTCGAAACCAGAACACGCTCGCCAAGTGAAAGAATGGGGTGCAGACGCTGCGATTGTTGGTAGTGCTTTTGTCAAACGCTTGGCTCAAGGCACTCCCGAAGAGGGCTTAGAAGCGATCGGCGAATTCTGTAAAAGTCTCAAAACAGCTATTCAAAATGATTAG
- a CDS encoding DUF3007 family protein produces the protein MRRIDVIGISIGFFAAGGLTYLLLQFAGLDSMNAGIWSQLFLVVGLVGWLVTYLFRALTQSMTYSQQLKEYKDAVLQKQLDQLTPEELAKLQAEIEQEKDS, from the coding sequence ATGCGACGTATTGACGTAATTGGAATCAGTATCGGCTTTTTTGCAGCAGGTGGGCTGACCTACTTGCTGCTGCAATTTGCCGGACTCGACAGCATGAATGCAGGGATCTGGAGTCAGCTATTTTTGGTTGTCGGCTTGGTTGGCTGGCTGGTGACTTATTTATTTCGAGCACTGACTCAAAGTATGACCTACAGCCAGCAACTGAAAGAGTACAAAGATGCTGTCTTGCAGAAGCAGCTCGATCAACTCACTCCCGAAGAATTAGCTAAGCTGCAAGCCGAAATTGAGCAGGAAAAAGATAGTTAG
- a CDS encoding ABC transporter ATP-binding protein translates to MEPLVDAPTPTPAPGATPVVETFNLGKFYRTGFWMNQKIESLKSCTLSVSEGETFGLLGQNGAGKTTLLKTLLGIVRPTSGRALLLGKPLGDRAVKRRVGYLPENPYFYDYLTGWEFLQFAAGLFEIPPSIQRQRIPHLLDLVGLAQSAAIKKQLRQYSKGMLQRIGMAQALINNPDVVFLDEPMSGLDPMGRYQMREIILALKNQGKTIFFNSHVLSDVEKICDRVAILARGELICTGAIDELLGKTETYRVQGRGGHLNILQKWIPDMQVELDLWYGHLQGDPQEFISSLRNTGGQLISMNLAKPSLEEFFMQQLEERGIYSSS, encoded by the coding sequence ATGGAACCTCTTGTAGATGCGCCAACTCCCACTCCCGCGCCCGGAGCTACCCCAGTGGTGGAAACATTTAATCTGGGGAAGTTCTACCGTACTGGCTTCTGGATGAACCAAAAGATTGAATCGCTCAAAAGTTGCACTCTGAGTGTTTCTGAGGGGGAAACTTTCGGGCTGCTAGGGCAAAATGGAGCGGGAAAAACTACGCTGCTGAAGACTTTGCTGGGGATAGTGCGGCCGACTTCGGGCAGGGCGCTGCTGTTGGGTAAGCCTTTGGGCGATCGCGCTGTCAAGCGGCGAGTCGGCTACTTGCCGGAAAATCCCTACTTTTACGATTATCTCACGGGCTGGGAATTCTTGCAGTTTGCGGCGGGGCTGTTTGAAATTCCACCCTCGATTCAGCGGCAGCGAATTCCGCATTTGCTAGACTTAGTTGGGCTAGCTCAATCGGCGGCAATTAAAAAACAGTTGCGCCAGTATTCTAAGGGAATGTTGCAGCGGATCGGCATGGCTCAAGCTTTGATTAACAATCCAGATGTGGTATTTTTGGACGAGCCGATGTCGGGCTTAGATCCGATGGGACGCTATCAGATGCGAGAGATAATTTTGGCGCTAAAAAATCAAGGAAAAACGATTTTTTTTAACTCGCACGTACTTTCAGATGTGGAGAAGATTTGCGATCGAGTGGCAATTTTGGCGAGAGGTGAATTAATCTGCACTGGGGCGATAGACGAATTGCTGGGTAAAACAGAAACTTACCGCGTTCAAGGTAGGGGCGGACATTTGAATATCCTGCAAAAATGGATACCGGATATGCAGGTCGAACTCGATTTGTGGTACGGTCATTTGCAGGGCGATCCGCAGGAGTTTATTTCTAGTCTCAGGAATACGGGAGGGCAGCTCATTAGCATGAATTTGGCGAAGCCTTCTCTGGAAGAATTTTTTATGCAGCAACTAGAAGAAAGAGGGATTTATTCGAGCAGTTGA
- a CDS encoding ATP-binding protein produces the protein MLLFTDTQPRDSKVEQENSANKKLSQHTSINLNWLRERFNHLRIGQKISYGYALAIGIAIFGTGAGLKVGDCFRKQALIQVNVAQQQQQLLQNLQNNIFEARSHAARLPSVLGNTVWLQYEHDRFVQKINEAKSLISEIQLFAIKNPDRVAIKEKTLQSRLQRYAIVIDYYAQLTKLQLKEAEVWDLQANSIESIQLQILRNKSGEEAIVLDQLAENLTQQIAEIEVLKLQGAEALEDAEDLRNRIILGSMVISALIAMLLADKTSRAIAQPLETVTSVAQQVAHESNFNLRVPVTTADEIGVLATSFNQLIQRVSDYTQELKQTQSQLIQTEKMSSLGQMVAGIAHEINNPVNFIGGNIDHANTYIQDLADLVTLYQEYYPNPPDAIQDCIEHIELEFLREDLPKTLGSMKMGADRIREIVVSMRNFSRLDDGKMKPANIQEGIDSTLVILNHRLKQGIQVIKKYGNLPLIECSGSQLNQVFMNVIGNAIDALEEVKKADKEFSPTIWICTEVTADNAVTVKIRDNGPGIAPASATQIFDPFFTTKSIGKGTGLGLAISYQIVAQHQGKIEMDSQIGQGTEFAITLPVAASFS, from the coding sequence ATGTTATTATTTACCGACACTCAGCCCCGAGATAGCAAAGTAGAGCAAGAGAACTCTGCTAACAAAAAATTGTCACAGCATACATCTATTAATTTAAATTGGCTCAGAGAACGATTCAATCATTTGCGGATCGGTCAAAAAATTAGCTACGGCTATGCTTTGGCGATCGGCATAGCGATTTTTGGCACTGGTGCGGGACTGAAAGTGGGAGACTGCTTTCGCAAGCAAGCTTTAATTCAGGTAAATGTGGCGCAACAACAACAGCAACTGTTGCAAAATTTGCAAAATAACATATTTGAAGCCCGATCGCACGCGGCGAGATTGCCTAGCGTTTTGGGAAACACGGTGTGGCTGCAATACGAACACGATCGGTTTGTCCAGAAAATCAATGAGGCGAAAAGCCTGATTTCCGAGATACAACTTTTTGCAATAAAAAATCCCGACAGGGTAGCAATAAAAGAGAAAACTTTGCAATCTAGATTGCAAAGGTATGCCATCGTCATTGATTACTACGCCCAGCTAACTAAACTGCAATTAAAAGAAGCGGAAGTTTGGGATTTGCAGGCTAACAGCATCGAGTCCATACAGTTACAAATATTGAGGAATAAGAGTGGGGAAGAGGCGATCGTATTAGATCAACTTGCTGAAAACTTGACCCAGCAAATTGCAGAAATAGAAGTTCTCAAACTGCAAGGGGCAGAAGCATTAGAAGATGCTGAAGACTTGCGAAACCGAATCATTCTGGGGAGTATGGTAATTTCAGCACTCATCGCCATGTTACTGGCGGACAAAACCAGCCGCGCGATCGCCCAACCCCTCGAAACCGTGACTAGCGTCGCGCAACAAGTCGCCCACGAATCGAATTTCAACCTGCGAGTACCAGTCACAACGGCAGACGAAATTGGAGTTTTAGCAACTTCTTTCAATCAATTGATCCAGCGAGTTAGCGACTATACGCAAGAACTTAAACAAACTCAATCCCAATTAATTCAGACCGAAAAAATGTCATCTCTCGGTCAAATGGTGGCAGGGATCGCCCACGAAATCAACAATCCCGTCAACTTCATCGGCGGCAACATCGATCACGCCAATACATACATCCAAGATTTGGCGGACTTGGTAACTCTCTATCAAGAATACTATCCCAACCCACCCGACGCAATTCAAGACTGCATCGAACACATTGAATTGGAATTCCTGAGAGAAGATTTGCCAAAAACCCTTGGTTCGATGAAAATGGGAGCCGATCGCATTCGCGAAATTGTTGTATCGATGCGTAACTTTTCCCGCTTAGATGACGGCAAAATGAAACCAGCCAACATTCAGGAGGGAATAGACAGCACCCTGGTAATTCTCAATCACCGACTAAAACAAGGTATTCAAGTTATTAAAAAATACGGCAATTTGCCTCTGATTGAATGCTCTGGCTCGCAACTGAATCAAGTATTTATGAACGTGATCGGCAATGCGATAGATGCGCTGGAGGAGGTGAAAAAGGCTGACAAAGAATTTTCGCCCACGATTTGGATTTGCACGGAAGTTACGGCAGATAACGCTGTCACTGTCAAGATTCGGGATAACGGGCCGGGAATTGCACCCGCAAGTGCGACACAGATATTTGACCCGTTTTTTACTACAAAGTCGATCGGCAAAGGTACCGGGTTGGGACTGGCTATTTCCTATCAAATCGTTGCCCAGCATCAAGGCAAAATAGAGATGGATTCTCAAATAGGACAGGGTACGGAATTTGCGATTACTTTGCCAGTTGCTGCTTCATTCAGTTGA
- a CDS encoding adenylate/guanylate cyclase domain-containing protein, giving the protein MNQPYSQKLRGSILIVDDSLNNLTLLERILLRQGYQVKIASSGKQAIDAVHLDLPDLILLDIMMPAMDGYEVCARLKASDRTRDIPIIFLSALVEISNKVKAFKAGGVDYITKPFEPVEVVTRVENQLRLRELDLQLREKNKILQREIADREQAEVETRLLLETTKFQKDEIEELLLNILPKAIAERLQSGQSLIADSFSDVSVLFADLVGFTDFASQKTATETVQVLNQIFSRFDQLSLRHGLEKIKTIGDAYMVVGGLPEPQENHPLAIAQMAIDMQAAVANFNAKNNQSFSLRIGINIGGVVAGVIGLTKFSYDLWGDTVNVAQRMESNGIPGQIQVTDAVYERLKHKFSFKLRGAIEIKGKGEMMAYLLLGQN; this is encoded by the coding sequence ATGAATCAACCATATTCTCAAAAACTTAGGGGCAGTATTTTAATTGTTGATGACAGTCTTAACAATTTAACATTACTGGAGCGGATATTATTGCGGCAAGGCTATCAAGTAAAAATTGCTTCAAGTGGCAAACAGGCGATCGATGCTGTGCACTTGGATCTGCCTGACTTGATTTTGTTAGATATTATGATGCCAGCTATGGATGGATATGAAGTTTGCGCTCGTTTAAAAGCGAGCGATCGCACTCGCGACATTCCGATTATTTTTCTAAGTGCTTTAGTAGAAATTTCTAATAAAGTAAAAGCCTTTAAGGCTGGTGGGGTGGACTACATTACTAAACCTTTTGAACCAGTAGAAGTTGTGACTCGCGTTGAAAATCAATTGCGACTGCGGGAACTAGACTTGCAATTGAGAGAAAAAAATAAGATATTGCAGCGAGAAATCGCCGATAGAGAACAGGCAGAAGTAGAAACGCGGCTGCTGCTAGAAACAACCAAGTTCCAAAAAGACGAAATTGAAGAATTGCTCTTAAATATTTTGCCAAAAGCCATTGCAGAACGCTTGCAGTCAGGACAAAGCCTAATTGCTGACAGCTTTTCCGATGTCAGTGTTTTATTCGCTGATTTGGTAGGATTTACGGATTTTGCATCTCAAAAAACAGCGACAGAAACCGTACAAGTTCTGAATCAAATTTTCAGTAGATTCGACCAGTTGTCGCTACGTCACGGCTTGGAGAAAATCAAAACTATTGGCGATGCTTACATGGTAGTCGGCGGTTTGCCGGAACCACAGGAAAATCACCCTTTGGCGATCGCCCAAATGGCAATCGATATGCAGGCTGCTGTCGCTAACTTCAATGCCAAAAACAATCAAAGCTTTAGTCTCCGCATTGGGATCAATATTGGTGGCGTGGTGGCGGGAGTCATTGGTTTAACTAAATTTAGTTACGATTTGTGGGGCGATACAGTGAATGTCGCTCAACGGATGGAATCAAACGGTATTCCGGGGCAAATTCAGGTGACAGATGCGGTTTACGAGCGTTTGAAACATAAATTTTCGTTTAAACTGCGCGGTGCTATTGAGATTAAAGGTAAAGGAGAAATGATGGCTTATTTGTTGTTGGGGCAAAATTAG